A window of the uncultured Campylobacter sp. genome harbors these coding sequences:
- a CDS encoding beta-ketoacyl-ACP synthase II: protein MKRVVVTGIGMINALGLDKDSSFKAICEGKTGVKKITSFDASDFPVQIAAEITDFDPLTVLDAKEVKKVDRFIQLGLKAAKEAMTDANFGEFDAENFGVSSAAGIGGLPNIEKNSNTLLEKGSRRISPFFIPSALVNMLGGIVSIEHGLKGPNISSVTACAASTHAIIEAAKTIMIGEAQKMLVVGSESTVCGVGIGGFAAMKALSTRNDDPQHASRPFDKDRDGFVMGEGAGALVLEEYESAKARGAKIYAEIVGFGESGDAYHITSPSLEGPLSAMKKALKMAGNLKIDYINAHGTSTPTNDRNETAALKALFGDSVPPVSSTKGQTGHCLGAAGAIEAVISIMAMQEGLIPPTINYETRDEECDLDYVPNLARKAELNAVMSNSFGFGGTNGSIVFKKI, encoded by the coding sequence TGATTAACGCTTTGGGACTTGATAAAGATAGCTCGTTTAAGGCTATCTGCGAGGGTAAAACCGGCGTAAAAAAGATAACCTCTTTTGACGCGAGCGATTTTCCCGTTCAGATCGCTGCCGAGATTACGGACTTTGACCCGCTTACGGTTCTGGATGCAAAGGAAGTTAAAAAGGTCGATAGATTTATCCAGCTTGGCCTAAAGGCTGCCAAAGAAGCCATGACTGATGCGAATTTCGGCGAATTTGACGCTGAAAATTTCGGCGTTAGCTCGGCTGCGGGCATAGGCGGTTTGCCTAATATCGAAAAAAATTCCAACACCTTGCTCGAAAAAGGTTCAAGACGAATTTCTCCGTTTTTTATACCTTCTGCTCTAGTAAATATGCTAGGCGGTATAGTTTCGATAGAACACGGCTTAAAAGGACCCAATATCTCTAGCGTAACGGCATGTGCGGCGTCTACTCACGCCATAATCGAAGCGGCTAAGACTATAATGATCGGCGAGGCGCAAAAAATGCTAGTCGTAGGCTCCGAGTCTACGGTTTGCGGAGTAGGAATAGGCGGATTTGCCGCTATGAAAGCGCTCTCTACTAGAAACGATGACCCTCAGCATGCCTCTCGTCCTTTCGATAAGGACAGGGACGGCTTTGTCATGGGAGAAGGGGCCGGTGCGCTCGTGCTAGAAGAATATGAGAGCGCAAAGGCAAGAGGGGCTAAAATTTACGCCGAGATTGTAGGATTTGGCGAGAGCGGCGATGCGTATCACATTACTTCGCCTTCGCTTGAAGGGCCGCTATCTGCTATGAAAAAAGCCCTTAAAATGGCTGGAAATTTAAAAATCGACTATATAAACGCGCATGGTACATCAACTCCGACTAACGACAGAAATGAAACAGCCGCCCTTAAGGCTCTTTTTGGAGACAGCGTACCGCCGGTTAGCTCGACCAAGGGACAAACCGGGCACTGTTTAGGCGCAGCTGGTGCGATAGAAGCGGTTATCTCTATAATGGCTATGCAAGAAGGCCTCATACCGCCTACTATAAACTACGAGACTAGAGATGAAGAATGCGACTTGGACTACGTGCCAAATCTAGCTAGAAAAGCCGAGCTAAACGCCGTTATGAGTAACTCTTTCGGGTTTGGCGGCACAAACGGCTCTATAGTATTTAAGAAGATATAA
- the accA gene encoding acetyl-CoA carboxylase carboxyl transferase subunit alpha encodes MASYLDFEQSIKQIDDDIANARIRGDEHAVEILNKNLEKETAKIYKNLNEFQRLALARHPDRPYAIDYIKGMMRDYYELHGDRAYRDDAAIVCFIGYIGSRKVVVIGEQKGRGTKNKLKRNFGMPHPEGYRKALRIAKMAEKFGLPILFLIDTPGAYPGVAAEERGQSEAIARNLFEFANLKTPMIAVVIGEGGSGGALAIGVADKLAMMRNSVFSVISPEGCAAILWNDPLKQEQATKALKITADDLKNLSLIDDVIEEPVNGAHRDKEAAVKALASYFITELEKLEKLKVDQLLNARIGKILAVGAFEEGK; translated from the coding sequence ATGGCAAGTTATCTAGACTTTGAGCAAAGTATCAAGCAAATAGACGACGACATCGCAAATGCAAGAATTCGTGGCGATGAGCATGCGGTAGAAATTCTAAATAAAAATTTAGAAAAAGAGACTGCTAAAATTTACAAAAACCTTAACGAGTTTCAGCGCCTTGCTTTGGCAAGACACCCCGATCGTCCTTACGCTATTGATTACATAAAAGGCATGATGAGGGATTACTACGAGTTGCACGGTGATAGGGCATATCGCGACGATGCGGCGATAGTTTGTTTTATCGGCTATATAGGCTCTAGAAAAGTCGTCGTAATAGGCGAGCAAAAGGGGCGAGGAACCAAAAATAAACTAAAAAGAAATTTCGGTATGCCTCATCCCGAGGGTTACCGCAAAGCTTTACGAATAGCTAAAATGGCTGAGAAATTCGGACTCCCGATACTGTTTTTGATAGATACTCCGGGCGCATATCCGGGCGTTGCAGCTGAAGAGCGCGGTCAAAGCGAGGCGATAGCTAGAAATTTATTTGAATTTGCAAATTTAAAAACGCCGATGATAGCCGTCGTTATAGGCGAAGGCGGAAGCGGCGGTGCTCTAGCCATAGGCGTTGCCGACAAACTTGCTATGATGAGAAATTCGGTTTTTTCGGTCATCTCTCCAGAGGGCTGTGCAGCGATACTTTGGAATGATCCTTTAAAACAAGAACAGGCTACAAAAGCCTTAAAAATAACCGCCGACGACTTAAAAAATTTAAGTTTGATAGACGATGTTATAGAAGAACCGGTGAACGGCGCACATCGAGATAAAGAAGCCGCCGTTAAAGCTCTCGCAAGCTATTTTATAACCGAGCTTGAAAAGCTCGAAAAGCTAAAAGTAGATCAGCTTT